Proteins found in one Aquibium microcysteis genomic segment:
- the puhB gene encoding photosynthetic complex putative assembly protein PuhB produces the protein MTQGHDDFAFEAAPGLPAPLPRGERLLWQGRPQWTALALSAFRLRGVAIYFLLVGAWRAASVWANGGSAGDIVAAAVWITLLAAITLAILSTLAWFYARTTVYSLTSKRLLIRSGIALPITLDIPLSLVETAAVRSAPLGTSSISFVIARPNRIAWLALWPHATPFAFNHPQPMLRAIADAPAVAPLIAEAMAATGQGTVGPAARLPGRASAASSASPGPIGLPA, from the coding sequence ATGACACAGGGCCACGACGACTTCGCCTTCGAGGCAGCACCCGGCCTGCCGGCGCCGCTGCCGCGCGGCGAGCGCCTGTTGTGGCAGGGTCGGCCGCAGTGGACGGCGCTGGCGCTCTCGGCGTTCAGGCTGCGGGGCGTCGCGATCTACTTCCTCCTGGTCGGTGCGTGGCGCGCCGCCTCGGTGTGGGCCAATGGCGGCTCGGCCGGTGACATCGTGGCCGCCGCCGTCTGGATCACGCTGCTCGCGGCGATCACGCTGGCGATCCTTTCGACGCTCGCCTGGTTCTACGCGCGCACGACGGTCTATTCTCTGACGTCGAAGCGGCTGCTGATCCGGTCGGGCATCGCGCTGCCGATCACGCTCGACATTCCGCTGTCGCTCGTCGAGACCGCAGCCGTCCGGTCCGCGCCTCTGGGCACGTCGAGCATCAGTTTCGTGATCGCGCGGCCGAACCGCATCGCCTGGCTGGCGCTCTGGCCGCATGCCACCCCCTTCGCCTTCAACCATCCACAGCCGATGCTGCGCGCCATCGCCGACGCACCCGCGGTCGCGCCGCTGATCGCCGAGGCGATGGCCGCGACCGGACAGGGCACCGTCGGTCCGGCGGCGCGCCTGCCGGGCCGCGCCTCCGCCGCCTCGTCGGCGTCGCCGGGCCCCATCGGCCTGCCAGCCTGA
- the puhA gene encoding photosynthetic reaction center subunit H: MYPNEFSSYIDAAQVALYVFWLFFFGLVFWLRREDRREGYPLESDPTGKVKDRGFLLLPSPKTFLLRDGTTATAPNFKRDQRPVAAVRVGPWPGAPLTPTGDALADGVGPAAWAERREVPDQTWDGHNKIVPTRVDGHYGVAKGDVDPRGLAVVGLDRKVAGTVVDLWIDRAEHVIRYLEVKVDVPGINNVLIPMTLSTIEGSGLSGHSVKVRSLKAEQIGRAPRPASADSVTFREEDRICAYFGGGHMYATPLRSEPLL, from the coding sequence ATGTATCCCAACGAGTTCTCCAGCTACATCGACGCGGCGCAGGTGGCGCTCTACGTCTTCTGGCTGTTCTTCTTCGGCCTGGTCTTCTGGCTTCGGCGCGAGGACCGGCGCGAGGGCTATCCGCTGGAATCCGATCCGACGGGCAAGGTGAAGGACCGCGGCTTCCTGCTGCTGCCGAGCCCGAAGACCTTCCTTCTGCGCGACGGCACGACGGCCACCGCTCCGAACTTCAAGCGGGACCAGAGGCCGGTCGCGGCCGTGCGCGTCGGCCCGTGGCCGGGCGCACCGCTGACCCCCACCGGTGATGCGCTGGCCGACGGCGTCGGCCCGGCCGCATGGGCCGAACGCCGCGAGGTTCCGGACCAGACCTGGGACGGCCACAACAAGATCGTTCCGACACGGGTGGACGGGCATTACGGTGTGGCGAAGGGCGACGTCGATCCGCGCGGCCTGGCGGTCGTCGGCCTCGACCGCAAGGTCGCCGGCACGGTCGTCGATCTCTGGATCGACCGCGCCGAGCACGTGATCCGCTACCTCGAGGTCAAGGTCGACGTGCCGGGCATCAACAACGTGCTGATCCCGATGACCCTTTCGACGATCGAGGGATCCGGACTCTCCGGCCACAGCGTCAAGGTGCGGTCGCTGAAGGCCGAGCAGATCGGCCGGGCGCCGCGGCCGGCGTCGGCCGATTCGGTCACCTTCCGCGAAGAGGACCGCATCTGCGCCTATTTCGGCGGCGGGCACATGTATGCGACGCCGCTGCGTTCGGAGCCGCTGCTATGA
- a CDS encoding BCD family MFS transporter — protein MSRRGGFAMSSAWIRLGSRFLPFADAATDGLPLSRLLRLSLFQVSVGMAMVLLTGTLNRVMIVELGVPATVVAVMVALPILLAPARALIGHRSDTHRSHLGWRRVPYIWFGTLLQFGGFAIMPFALLVLSGGGEAAVPYAGEVGAALAFLLVGAGLHTVQTAGLALACDLAPEDSRPRVVALLYLVLLVGMFVSAIAFSLLLADFGHVLLIQVVQGAAAVTMVLNLVALWKQEGRDPRVTAHDRPRQPFGEAWAMFVRAPGARRLLVAVSLGSAAFAMQDVLLEPYGGEVLGLDVGQTTLLTAMLAGGTIAGLFLAARALDRGVNPYRLSGVGGVAGILAFTLVIISAPLESGGLFRVGAALIGFGGGLYTVGLLTAAMNIGRMTDSGIALGAWGAAQATAAGLAVAAGGAVRDIVTTLAANGTLGTVFQGPEAGYGVVYHVEIALLFAALVAVGPLARYAGSETIRRDGDTFGLAAFPG, from the coding sequence ATGAGCAGGCGCGGCGGTTTCGCGATGTCCTCGGCATGGATCCGGCTCGGAAGCCGGTTCCTGCCCTTCGCCGATGCCGCAACGGACGGCCTGCCGCTGTCACGGCTGCTGCGCCTGTCGCTCTTCCAGGTCTCGGTCGGCATGGCGATGGTGCTGCTGACCGGTACGCTGAACCGCGTCATGATCGTCGAGCTCGGCGTGCCGGCGACGGTGGTGGCGGTCATGGTCGCGCTGCCGATCCTGCTTGCGCCGGCACGTGCGCTGATCGGCCACCGCTCCGACACCCACCGCTCGCATCTCGGCTGGCGGCGCGTGCCCTACATCTGGTTCGGCACGCTGCTGCAGTTCGGCGGCTTCGCGATCATGCCGTTCGCGCTGCTCGTGCTGTCGGGCGGCGGCGAGGCGGCGGTACCCTATGCCGGCGAAGTGGGCGCAGCACTCGCCTTCCTCCTGGTGGGCGCCGGACTTCATACCGTGCAGACGGCCGGGCTCGCGCTCGCCTGCGATCTGGCGCCGGAGGACAGCCGCCCGCGCGTCGTGGCGCTGCTCTATCTCGTGCTGCTCGTCGGCATGTTCGTCTCGGCGATCGCATTTTCGCTGCTGCTGGCCGATTTCGGCCACGTGCTGCTCATCCAGGTCGTCCAGGGGGCCGCGGCGGTCACCATGGTGCTCAATCTCGTGGCTTTGTGGAAGCAGGAAGGCCGCGATCCGCGCGTCACCGCGCACGACCGCCCGCGCCAGCCTTTCGGCGAGGCCTGGGCGATGTTCGTCCGTGCACCGGGCGCCCGGCGCCTGCTGGTCGCGGTGTCGCTCGGCTCGGCCGCCTTCGCCATGCAGGACGTGCTGCTCGAACCCTATGGTGGCGAGGTTCTGGGGCTCGACGTGGGCCAGACCACGCTGCTGACGGCGATGCTGGCCGGCGGCACGATCGCCGGTCTTTTCCTTGCGGCGCGTGCGCTCGACCGCGGCGTCAATCCCTATCGCCTCTCGGGTGTCGGCGGGGTTGCCGGCATCCTGGCCTTCACGCTGGTCATCATCTCGGCGCCCCTGGAATCCGGCGGCCTCTTCAGGGTGGGCGCGGCGCTGATCGGCTTCGGCGGCGGTCTCTACACGGTCGGCCTGCTGACGGCGGCGATGAACATCGGACGCATGACGGACAGCGGCATCGCGCTCGGCGCCTGGGGGGCGGCCCAGGCGACCGCCGCGGGTCTGGCCGTCGCGGCAGGCGGGGCGGTGCGCGACATCGTGACGACGCTTGCCGCCAACGGCACGCTCGGCACGGTCTTCCAGGGACCCGAGGCCGGCTACGGCGTGGTCTATCATGTCGAGATCGCGCTCTTGTTTGCGGCACTCGTCGCCGTCGGCCCGCTCGCCCGCTACGCGGGGTCCGAGACGATCCGGCGGGACGGAGACACTTTCGGTTTGGCGGCTTTTCCCGGCTGA
- the bchM gene encoding magnesium protoporphyrin IX methyltransferase — protein MDGAAYIERRDRIRTYFDRTAVDAWKRLATEAPLGRIRATVREGRARMRAAMLDMLPQDLSGWRVLDAGCGAGMFSVELARRGADVTAIDLSPEMVDFAAKTLPADLGSGRIRFLSGDMLSDRLGRFDAVVAMDSLIHYPLADAAEALARLSARTERSIVFTFAPRTPALAAMHAVGRLFPRGDRAPAIEPVRPEAIAARIDGIPGWHAGRTTRIGHGFYTSQAMEVVRS, from the coding sequence ATGGACGGCGCAGCCTATATCGAGCGGCGGGACCGGATCCGCACCTATTTCGACCGCACCGCGGTGGATGCCTGGAAGCGGCTCGCCACCGAGGCGCCGCTCGGCCGCATCCGGGCGACCGTGCGCGAGGGCAGGGCGCGGATGCGCGCGGCCATGCTCGACATGCTGCCGCAGGACCTCTCCGGCTGGCGCGTGCTCGACGCCGGCTGCGGTGCCGGCATGTTCTCGGTCGAACTCGCCCGTCGCGGAGCGGACGTCACCGCGATCGACCTGTCGCCCGAAATGGTCGACTTCGCGGCGAAGACCCTGCCGGCCGACCTCGGTTCCGGCCGCATCCGGTTCCTTTCGGGAGACATGCTTTCCGACAGGCTCGGCCGCTTCGACGCGGTGGTGGCGATGGATTCGCTGATCCACTATCCGCTCGCCGACGCCGCCGAGGCGCTGGCGCGCCTCTCCGCGCGCACCGAGCGCAGCATCGTCTTCACCTTCGCGCCGCGCACGCCGGCGCTGGCCGCCATGCATGCGGTGGGCCGGCTGTTCCCGCGCGGCGACCGGGCGCCGGCGATCGAGCCGGTGCGACCGGAGGCGATCGCCGCGCGCATCGACGGCATTCCCGGCTGGCACGCCGGCCGCACGACCCGCATCGGGCACGGCTTCTACACCTCGCAGGCGATGGAGGTGGTGCGGTCATGA
- the bchL gene encoding ferredoxin:protochlorophyllide reductase (ATP-dependent) iron-sulfur ATP-binding protein, with the protein MNVFTHPRDLKAASGREDGEGSVQVRLDPTLEIGQAKVFAIYGKGGIGKSTTSSNLSVAFSMLGKRVLQIGCDPKHDSTFTLTKSLIPTVIDILAQANFHTEELRADDFVFEGFNGVRCVEAGGPPAGTGCGGYVVGQTVKLLKEHHLLEDTDVVIFDVLGDVVCGGFASPLQHAERALIVAANDFDSIFAMNRIVAAIKAKSKNYNVRLGGVIANRSRETDQIDRFNAAIGLKRVAHIRDLDAVRLSRLKKRTLFEMDPSPEVLAVQREYLQLAEMLWAGSEELDANPMPDREIFDFLGYD; encoded by the coding sequence ATGAACGTGTTTACCCATCCCAGGGACCTGAAGGCCGCTTCCGGCCGGGAGGACGGCGAAGGCAGCGTCCAGGTGAGGCTCGATCCGACGCTGGAGATCGGCCAGGCCAAGGTCTTCGCCATCTACGGCAAGGGCGGCATCGGCAAGTCGACGACCTCGTCGAACCTGTCGGTCGCCTTCTCCATGCTCGGCAAGCGCGTGCTGCAGATCGGCTGCGATCCCAAGCACGATTCGACCTTCACGCTGACCAAGTCGCTGATCCCGACGGTGATCGACATTCTCGCGCAGGCGAACTTCCACACCGAGGAACTGCGCGCCGACGACTTCGTCTTCGAAGGCTTCAACGGCGTGCGCTGCGTGGAGGCGGGCGGTCCGCCGGCCGGCACCGGCTGCGGCGGCTACGTGGTGGGCCAGACGGTCAAGCTCCTCAAGGAGCACCACCTGCTCGAGGACACCGACGTCGTCATCTTCGACGTGCTGGGCGACGTCGTCTGCGGCGGCTTCGCCTCGCCGCTGCAGCATGCCGAGCGGGCGCTGATCGTGGCGGCCAACGACTTCGATTCGATCTTCGCGATGAACCGCATCGTGGCGGCGATCAAGGCGAAGTCGAAGAACTACAACGTGCGCCTCGGCGGCGTCATCGCCAACCGTTCGCGCGAGACCGACCAGATCGACCGCTTCAACGCGGCGATCGGGCTGAAGCGGGTGGCCCACATCCGCGATCTCGACGCGGTGCGGCTCAGCCGGCTGAAGAAGCGGACCCTGTTCGAGATGGATCCGTCGCCGGAGGTGCTGGCGGTGCAGCGCGAATATCTGCAGCTCGCCGAGATGCTCTGGGCGGGGTCGGAGGAACTCGACGCCAACCCGATGCCCGATCGCGAGATCTTCGACTTCCTGGGGTACGACTGA
- a CDS encoding magnesium chelatase subunit H — translation MPRPISAAEATPIAVTIVTLDSHMASAVERASIVLKRELPGLRLTLHSMAEWGSEPAAEERCRRDVETADIVVANMIFLEEHIRKVQPWLEARREACDCMVGCLSAGDIVRTTRLGGFSMSGAPGGALGLLKRLRGASKPGQSGGRQQMKMLRQIPRLLRFIPGKAQDVRAYFLTLQYMLAGSDDNVANLVRHLVSRYAAGPRAALRKAVTARAPLDYPEAGLYHPRLAGRIGETLRDLPGAGAAGTVGLLVMRSYVLAGNTAHYDAVIGALEARGLKVVPAFAAGLDATPAVERFFMADGRATVDAVVSLTGFSLVGGPAYNDSRAAEEMLARLDVPYLSAFAVEFQTIEEWRTGDHGLTPVETTMMVALPEIDGATGPMLFGGRTSAGGADRGAGRRDMAGEPERAAMLAARVEKLVRLRRTARAERKVAVVLFNFPPNGGATGTAAYLSVFRSLWNTLAAMKRAGYSVDLPASVEALRTKILEGNASRFGHPANVAARIPAERHVQRETHLAEIEAQWGAAPGRHQSDGSSILVLGERFGNVFVGVQPGFGYEGDPMRLLFEKSFAPTHAFAAFYRWLREDFGADAVLHYGTHGALEFMPGKQVGLSRDCWPDRLIGDLPNLYLYAANNPSEGAIAKRRGNATLVSYLTPPVAAAGLYKGLVELKASLDRWRGLPPSDVHERTRLEETIVAQAGALDLETASLVNGRPDVPTLVEAVAELEATLIPHGLHVVGEAATAEERADLLQAVAEASHGIVLPRDLAQRLAEGEVPVKALEALQMAGDERLRAAAPMLAEMASQLSHDHELPALIAALDGRYIRPVSGGDLIRSPQILPTGRNLHGFDPFRLPSAFALADGARQATLLVERHVKDKGALPECIALVLWGTDTMKTEGAPIGQALALIGARPRFDSYGRLAGADLIPLAELGRPRIDVMMTLSGIFRDLMPLQTKLLAEASLLAAEADEPLERNFVRKHALAYAAEKGCGIEEAALRVFSNAAGAYGSNVNMMVESGCWEDEDELAEAYSRRKCFAYGRDGKPVKRPELMGAILKDVDAAYQNLESVELGITTIDHYFDTLGGISRAVRRASGGDVPVYVGDQTRGQGKVRTLSEQVALETRTRTLNPKWYEGLLAHGYEGVRQIEAHVTNTFGWSATTGQVAPWVYQNMAETFVLDETMRRRMADLNPRAASKLAGRLIEATDRAYWTPDAATLDALRAAGDELEDRVEGVGVEAAA, via the coding sequence ATGCCAAGGCCCATTTCAGCCGCTGAAGCGACGCCGATCGCCGTCACCATCGTGACTCTCGACAGTCACATGGCGAGCGCCGTCGAGCGCGCGTCGATCGTGCTGAAGCGGGAACTGCCGGGCCTGAGGCTGACGCTGCATTCCATGGCCGAATGGGGATCCGAACCGGCCGCGGAAGAGCGCTGCCGCCGCGACGTCGAGACGGCCGACATCGTCGTCGCCAACATGATCTTCCTCGAGGAGCACATCCGGAAGGTCCAGCCCTGGCTGGAGGCGCGGCGCGAGGCCTGCGACTGCATGGTGGGTTGCCTCTCGGCCGGCGACATCGTGCGGACCACGCGGCTCGGCGGCTTCTCGATGTCGGGTGCGCCGGGCGGCGCGCTGGGGCTGCTGAAGCGCCTGCGCGGCGCCTCGAAGCCCGGCCAGTCGGGCGGCCGCCAGCAGATGAAGATGCTGCGCCAGATCCCGCGGCTGCTGCGCTTCATCCCGGGCAAGGCGCAGGACGTGCGCGCCTATTTCCTCACCCTGCAATACATGCTCGCCGGTTCCGACGACAACGTCGCCAACCTCGTGCGTCATCTGGTGTCGCGCTATGCGGCCGGCCCGCGTGCGGCGCTGCGCAAGGCGGTGACGGCGCGCGCGCCGCTCGACTATCCGGAGGCCGGGCTCTACCACCCGCGGCTGGCCGGGCGCATCGGCGAGACCCTGCGCGACCTGCCGGGAGCCGGAGCGGCCGGAACCGTCGGCCTCCTCGTGATGCGCTCCTACGTGCTGGCGGGCAACACGGCCCACTACGACGCGGTGATCGGCGCGCTGGAGGCGAGGGGACTGAAGGTCGTGCCGGCCTTCGCCGCCGGGCTCGACGCGACGCCCGCCGTCGAGCGTTTCTTCATGGCCGATGGCCGCGCGACGGTGGACGCCGTCGTGTCGCTGACCGGGTTCTCGCTGGTCGGGGGACCGGCCTACAACGACAGCCGCGCGGCCGAGGAGATGCTGGCCCGGCTCGACGTGCCCTATCTCTCGGCCTTCGCGGTGGAATTCCAGACCATCGAGGAGTGGCGCACGGGCGATCACGGACTCACCCCGGTCGAGACCACCATGATGGTGGCGCTGCCCGAGATCGACGGCGCGACGGGACCGATGCTGTTCGGTGGCCGGACCTCTGCCGGCGGCGCGGACCGCGGGGCGGGGCGCCGCGACATGGCCGGCGAGCCCGAGCGTGCGGCCATGCTCGCCGCGCGGGTCGAGAAGCTGGTGCGCCTGCGGCGCACGGCGCGGGCCGAGCGCAAGGTGGCGGTGGTGCTGTTCAACTTCCCGCCCAATGGCGGTGCGACCGGTACGGCCGCCTATCTCTCCGTCTTCCGCTCGCTCTGGAACACGCTCGCCGCGATGAAACGGGCCGGCTATTCGGTCGACCTGCCGGCCAGCGTCGAGGCGCTTCGCACGAAGATCCTCGAAGGCAATGCGTCGCGCTTCGGCCATCCGGCCAACGTCGCCGCCCGCATCCCGGCCGAACGCCATGTGCAGCGCGAGACGCATCTGGCCGAGATCGAGGCGCAATGGGGTGCGGCGCCCGGCCGCCACCAGTCCGACGGCTCCTCTATTCTCGTGCTCGGCGAGCGCTTCGGCAACGTCTTCGTCGGCGTCCAGCCGGGCTTCGGCTACGAGGGCGATCCGATGCGCCTGCTGTTCGAGAAGAGCTTCGCGCCGACGCATGCCTTCGCCGCCTTCTATCGCTGGCTGCGCGAGGATTTCGGCGCCGATGCCGTGCTGCACTACGGCACGCATGGCGCCCTGGAGTTCATGCCCGGCAAGCAGGTCGGCCTGTCGCGCGACTGCTGGCCGGACCGGCTGATCGGCGACCTGCCGAACCTCTATCTCTACGCCGCCAACAACCCGTCGGAAGGCGCGATCGCCAAGCGGCGCGGCAATGCGACGCTCGTCAGCTACCTGACCCCGCCGGTCGCGGCCGCGGGCCTCTACAAGGGGCTGGTGGAACTCAAGGCGTCGCTCGACCGGTGGCGCGGCCTGCCGCCATCCGACGTCCATGAACGGACCCGGCTGGAGGAGACCATCGTGGCGCAGGCCGGCGCGCTCGATCTCGAGACGGCCAGCCTCGTGAACGGCCGGCCCGACGTGCCGACGCTGGTCGAGGCGGTCGCCGAACTCGAAGCGACGCTGATCCCGCACGGGCTGCATGTCGTGGGCGAGGCCGCGACGGCGGAGGAGCGGGCCGATCTCCTGCAGGCGGTGGCCGAGGCTTCGCACGGCATCGTCCTGCCGCGCGACCTGGCGCAACGGCTCGCGGAGGGCGAGGTGCCGGTCAAGGCGCTCGAAGCCCTGCAGATGGCCGGGGACGAGCGCCTGCGCGCTGCCGCTCCGATGCTGGCCGAAATGGCCTCGCAACTCTCCCACGACCACGAACTGCCGGCGCTGATCGCCGCGCTCGACGGCCGCTACATCCGCCCCGTCTCCGGCGGCGACCTGATCCGCTCGCCGCAGATCCTGCCGACGGGCCGCAACCTGCACGGCTTCGATCCCTTCCGCCTGCCGTCTGCCTTCGCGCTGGCCGATGGCGCCCGCCAGGCGACGCTGCTGGTCGAGCGGCACGTCAAGGACAAGGGCGCCCTGCCGGAGTGCATCGCGCTGGTGCTCTGGGGCACCGACACGATGAAGACCGAAGGCGCCCCGATCGGCCAGGCGCTGGCGCTGATCGGCGCCAGGCCCCGCTTCGACAGCTACGGCCGGCTGGCCGGCGCCGACCTCATCCCGCTCGCCGAGCTCGGCCGTCCGCGCATCGACGTGATGATGACGCTGTCGGGCATCTTCCGCGACCTGATGCCCCTGCAGACGAAGCTCCTGGCCGAGGCGAGCCTGCTCGCGGCCGAAGCCGACGAGCCGCTGGAGCGCAATTTCGTGCGCAAGCACGCGCTCGCCTATGCGGCCGAGAAGGGCTGCGGCATCGAGGAAGCGGCGCTGCGCGTCTTCTCCAACGCCGCCGGCGCCTACGGCTCCAACGTCAACATGATGGTGGAATCGGGCTGCTGGGAGGACGAGGACGAACTGGCGGAAGCCTATTCGCGGCGCAAGTGCTTCGCCTATGGCCGCGACGGCAAGCCGGTGAAGCGGCCCGAGCTGATGGGTGCGATCCTGAAGGACGTCGACGCCGCCTACCAGAACCTCGAATCGGTCGAGCTCGGCATCACCACCATCGACCACTACTTCGACACGCTGGGCGGAATCAGCCGCGCGGTGCGCCGCGCTTCGGGCGGCGACGTACCGGTCTATGTCGGCGACCAGACGCGCGGCCAGGGCAAGGTGCGCACGCTGTCCGAGCAGGTGGCGCTCGAGACGCGCACCCGGACACTCAATCCGAAATGGTACGAGGGCCTGCTCGCCCATGGCTACGAGGGCGTGCGCCAGATCGAGGCGCACGTGACCAACACCTTCGGCTGGTCGGCCACGACCGGTCAGGTCGCGCCCTGGGTCTACCAGAACATGGCCGAGACCTTCGTTCTCGACGAGACGATGCGCCGGCGCATGGCGGACCTCAATCCGCGTGCCGCCTCCAAACTCGCCGGCCGCCTGATCGAGGCGACCGACCGTGCCTACTGGACCCCGGATGCCGCCACGCTCGATGCGCTGCGGGCCGCCGGAGACGAACTCGAGGACCGCGTCGAGGGCGTGGGCGTGGAGGCTGCCGCATGA
- the bchB gene encoding ferredoxin:protochlorophyllide reductase (ATP-dependent) subunit B encodes MQLTVWTYEGPPHVGAMRIAASMRGLHYVLHAPQGDTYADLLFTMIERRDTRPPVTYTTFKAQDLGADTAEIFKIACRDAVERFQPEAIIVGASCTAELIQDDPAGLAAALALPIPVIPLELPSYSKKENWGAAETFYRLVRAFAPAPQRPAPRVVRPAGERSCNILGPTSLGFRHRDDIEEVRRMIEGLGVAVNLVAPLGASPSDLARLPEADFNVVLYPEIAGTAADWLKRNHGQAFVTIPPIGVRATAEFLAAVAGLAGVVPPAPPATLRMPWYSRSIDSTYLTGKRVFIFGDATHAVAAARVAADELGFVVCGLGTYSREFAREVRAAAVRYGVEPLISDDHLAVEDAIVAAQPELILGTQMERHVAKRLRIPCAVISAPVHVQDFPARYSPQMGHEGANVLFDSWVHPLMMGLEEHLLGMFRDDFEFNDTAAPSHLGHAAPAASETEEQTLVVLERPVAWTGEAEKELKKIPFFVRGKARRNTERFAAERGLQTITIETLYDAKAHFSR; translated from the coding sequence ATGCAGCTCACCGTGTGGACCTACGAAGGACCGCCCCATGTCGGGGCCATGCGGATCGCCGCATCGATGCGCGGCCTGCACTACGTGCTGCATGCGCCGCAGGGCGATACCTATGCCGACCTTCTGTTCACGATGATCGAACGGCGCGACACGCGTCCGCCGGTCACCTACACCACCTTCAAGGCGCAGGACCTCGGCGCCGATACGGCGGAGATCTTCAAGATCGCCTGCCGGGACGCCGTGGAGCGGTTCCAGCCGGAGGCGATCATCGTCGGCGCCTCGTGCACGGCGGAACTGATCCAGGACGATCCGGCAGGGCTTGCCGCCGCGCTGGCGCTTCCGATCCCGGTGATTCCCCTCGAACTGCCGTCCTACTCCAAGAAGGAGAACTGGGGCGCGGCCGAGACCTTCTACCGGCTGGTGCGCGCCTTCGCGCCGGCGCCGCAGCGTCCCGCACCGCGGGTCGTGCGCCCGGCCGGCGAGCGCAGCTGCAACATCCTCGGTCCGACGTCGCTCGGCTTCCGCCATCGCGACGACATCGAGGAGGTGCGCCGCATGATCGAGGGGCTGGGTGTGGCGGTGAACCTCGTGGCGCCGCTCGGCGCCAGTCCGTCGGACCTCGCGCGGCTGCCCGAAGCGGACTTCAACGTGGTGCTCTATCCCGAAATTGCCGGCACGGCGGCCGACTGGCTCAAGCGCAACCACGGCCAGGCCTTCGTGACGATCCCGCCGATCGGTGTGCGCGCCACCGCCGAGTTTCTTGCCGCCGTGGCCGGCCTCGCGGGGGTTGTGCCACCGGCACCGCCCGCGACGCTGCGGATGCCCTGGTACTCGCGCTCGATCGATTCGACCTATCTCACCGGCAAGCGGGTGTTCATCTTCGGCGACGCCACCCATGCGGTTGCCGCTGCCCGCGTGGCGGCCGACGAACTGGGCTTCGTCGTCTGCGGGCTCGGCACCTACAGCCGCGAGTTCGCCCGCGAAGTCCGAGCGGCTGCGGTCCGGTACGGCGTCGAGCCGCTGATCAGCGACGACCACCTGGCAGTCGAGGACGCCATCGTCGCCGCGCAGCCCGAACTCATCCTCGGCACGCAGATGGAGCGGCACGTCGCCAAGCGGCTGCGCATTCCCTGCGCGGTCATCTCCGCCCCGGTCCACGTGCAGGATTTTCCCGCGCGCTACTCGCCGCAGATGGGGCACGAGGGCGCCAACGTGCTGTTCGACAGCTGGGTGCATCCCCTGATGATGGGGCTGGAGGAACATCTGCTCGGCATGTTCCGGGACGATTTCGAGTTCAACGACACGGCCGCGCCGTCACATCTGGGCCATGCGGCTCCGGCGGCGTCGGAAACCGAGGAGCAGACCCTCGTGGTGCTGGAGCGGCCCGTCGCCTGGACCGGCGAAGCCGAGAAGGAACTGAAGAAGATCCCGTTCTTCGTGCGCGGAAAGGCACGCAGGAACACCGAGCGCTTTGCGGCCGAACGCGGGCTGCAGACCATCACCATCGAGACATTGTACGATGCCAAGGCCCATTTCAGCCGCTGA